One segment of Nostoc flagelliforme CCNUN1 DNA contains the following:
- a CDS encoding DUF928 domain-containing protein, producing MQKIQIFLAVSLTFLSSIDVQAQPANSNGQLNQSLIFAAPPPPKDIGEPGKRGEAGSRGCGQDINKPLIPSQKRLTALVPVYSNSELVFGTTIRDHPSFVFYVPYPSDFASGEFVLEDEAQNQTTYKTSLTGTPGIVNLRLPSKTTPLEIGKRYRWYFNIYCNQDNQFIANVEGYVKREQLKPALKTQLEKATPRQQVNLYAANGIWYEALSAASELRRANSQDTSWTALLKAVGLNDFATEPKVECCNLEN from the coding sequence ATGCAAAAGATTCAAATTTTCCTCGCTGTTAGTTTAACATTCCTTAGCTCTATAGATGTGCAGGCACAGCCTGCAAATTCCAACGGACAATTAAATCAATCATTGATTTTCGCTGCGCCACCTCCACCAAAAGACATCGGGGAACCGGGTAAGCGAGGAGAAGCAGGTAGTCGTGGCTGTGGTCAGGATATAAATAAGCCCCTGATTCCTTCTCAAAAGCGGCTCACAGCTTTAGTGCCTGTTTATTCAAACTCAGAATTGGTGTTTGGAACAACGATCAGAGACCATCCTAGTTTCGTATTCTATGTTCCTTATCCATCGGACTTTGCATCTGGAGAGTTTGTGCTAGAAGATGAGGCACAAAATCAGACTACTTACAAAACTTCTTTAACGGGGACACCAGGAATAGTAAACCTTCGCTTGCCATCAAAAACAACACCTTTAGAGATTGGCAAGCGGTATCGTTGGTATTTCAACATTTACTGTAATCAGGATAACCAATTTATTGCTAATGTTGAAGGCTATGTAAAACGGGAGCAACTAAAACCTGCTTTGAAAACTCAATTGGAAAAAGCAACACCACGCCAGCAAGTAAATCTTTATGCGGCTAATGGTATTTGGTATGAAGCGCTGAGTGCTGCTAGTGAATTGCGTCGCGCCAATTCGCAAGATACTTCTTGGACAGCGCTGTTGAAAGCTGTGGGTTTGAATGATTTTGCAACTGAACCAAAAGTAGAGTGCTGCAATCTTGAGAATTAG
- a CDS encoding CHASE2 domain-containing protein: protein MGKLVVLKLDGDLELGVRVMLEIGEDGKRPSIETFGYLPPNLKIAKAIDEWRSTYCNLGSGRIKAKKIIYDGSITQRRDDCQNKAYELRSHLNHWLNSESFWRIREKWLKHLMPNEELRVLIRTASMQLQKLPWHVWDLLDRDYTKAEVALSVPELEQVTASQTSTYRHKINILAILGDETGIDVDKDCELLKKLPNATTEFLPQRQRDEINDQLWNQPWNILFFAGHSKSEGETGRIYINDKDSLTIADLKYALRNAVTNGLQLAIFNSCDGLGLARELQDLHIPQIIVMREPVPDLVAQTFLKHFLEAFSSGASLYIAVRTAREKLQGLEDKFPGASWLPVICENPAAIPMTWPKPRIKSNSNLLIRGLLISVMLTISVLGVRQMGGLQTWELQAYDQLIRSRPQEKQDSRLLIVTVTEEDFQLPEQKERRGSLSELALARLLEKLAQFQPKAIGLDIYHDQSSQRNQASLATRLKRDDRFFGICKVKELTNDHPGISPPLGVPLERQGFSDITLDSDHVLRRHLLAMQPADVTSPCTARYALNAQLVFHYLEAKGISAKYTDSGDLQLGKVVFKRLQPQMGGYQQADTGGYQILLNYRSVQGSPGEIAPKVTLTDVLRGKVNPEQVKDRIVLIGTTAQSFRDYSPTPYMTGQGFSKEIPGVILQAQMVSQLVSAVMDGRPLISVLPVWGEVLWVWSWSVVGGAFAVAGSVAIAASDRSKLYLVLAGGGVLGVLYVFCLILFYQGLWVPLVPSALVLVATGGTVAIYLFLQQSSDN, encoded by the coding sequence ATGGGAAAGTTAGTTGTTCTGAAGCTAGATGGCGATTTGGAGTTAGGAGTCCGGGTGATGCTGGAGATTGGAGAAGATGGCAAACGCCCCAGCATAGAAACTTTTGGTTATTTACCTCCCAATCTAAAAATAGCTAAAGCAATTGACGAGTGGCGGTCAACTTATTGTAATCTAGGAAGTGGCCGCATCAAAGCCAAAAAAATTATTTACGATGGTTCTATTACCCAACGGCGTGATGACTGTCAAAACAAAGCTTATGAGTTGCGATCGCACTTAAATCACTGGCTAAATTCAGAGTCATTTTGGCGGATTAGGGAAAAATGGCTTAAACACTTAATGCCCAATGAGGAACTGCGAGTGCTGATTCGCACTGCTTCTATGCAGCTACAGAAACTTCCTTGGCATGTATGGGATTTGCTCGATCGAGACTACACCAAAGCCGAAGTAGCTTTGAGCGTTCCAGAGTTAGAACAAGTAACTGCATCGCAAACATCCACCTACAGACATAAAATCAACATATTGGCGATTTTGGGCGATGAAACTGGTATTGATGTAGACAAAGACTGCGAATTACTAAAAAAATTACCCAATGCTACCACAGAGTTTTTGCCACAGCGCCAACGCGATGAGATCAACGATCAGCTGTGGAATCAACCTTGGAACATTTTATTTTTCGCTGGTCATAGTAAAAGCGAAGGTGAGACTGGTCGTATCTATATCAATGACAAAGATAGTTTAACAATTGCAGACCTGAAATATGCCCTGAGAAATGCCGTCACCAATGGTTTACAGTTGGCGATTTTCAACTCCTGTGATGGATTGGGATTAGCGCGAGAACTACAAGATTTACATATTCCCCAAATCATTGTCATGCGGGAACCTGTGCCCGATCTTGTGGCGCAAACATTTTTAAAGCATTTTCTGGAAGCTTTTTCTTCAGGCGCATCTTTATATATTGCAGTTCGCACTGCCAGAGAAAAACTGCAAGGATTAGAGGATAAATTTCCTGGGGCAAGTTGGCTGCCGGTAATTTGTGAAAATCCTGCTGCCATACCAATGACTTGGCCAAAGCCCCGGATTAAATCTAACAGTAACCTACTGATCAGGGGATTGCTAATAAGTGTGATGCTCACTATCAGCGTGTTAGGAGTCCGGCAAATGGGAGGATTGCAAACATGGGAGTTACAGGCTTACGATCAATTAATACGATCGCGTCCCCAAGAAAAGCAAGATTCGCGCCTGTTGATAGTCACTGTCACCGAAGAAGATTTTCAGTTACCAGAACAAAAGGAAAGAAGAGGTTCGCTATCGGAGCTAGCACTAGCCAGACTTTTGGAAAAACTTGCACAGTTCCAACCCAAAGCTATTGGCTTGGATATTTATCACGATCAGTCATCACAACGCAACCAAGCTTCTTTGGCGACTAGGTTAAAAAGAGATGACAGGTTTTTTGGAATTTGTAAAGTTAAAGAACTCACAAATGACCATCCGGGAATTTCACCTCCTTTGGGGGTTCCGCTAGAACGTCAAGGGTTTAGTGATATTACCCTAGACTCAGACCACGTTCTGCGTCGTCATTTATTGGCAATGCAACCAGCAGATGTAACCTCCCCTTGTACTGCACGCTACGCCCTTAATGCCCAACTGGTATTCCACTACTTGGAGGCAAAAGGAATTTCTGCCAAATACACTGATTCTGGTGATTTGCAGTTAGGCAAGGTCGTTTTTAAGCGGTTGCAGCCTCAGATGGGTGGCTATCAACAAGCCGATACAGGAGGCTACCAAATATTGCTCAATTATCGGTCTGTCCAAGGTTCTCCTGGAGAAATTGCTCCTAAAGTCACACTCACAGATGTTCTTAGGGGTAAAGTCAACCCTGAACAAGTCAAAGACCGAATTGTTCTCATTGGTACTACTGCCCAAAGCTTTCGTGATTATAGTCCTACCCCCTATATGACTGGGCAAGGTTTTTCCAAAGAAATACCAGGGGTGATTCTGCAAGCACAAATGGTGAGTCAACTGGTGAGCGCGGTGATGGATGGGCGACCTTTGATATCTGTTTTGCCCGTTTGGGGGGAAGTTTTGTGGGTTTGGAGTTGGTCAGTGGTTGGAGGTGCGTTTGCCGTAGCCGGATCAGTGGCGATCGCAGCAAGCGATCGCTCAAAACTATATTTAGTCTTGGCGGGAGGAGGTGTACTTGGAGTCTTATACGTTTTTTGCTTAATTCTTTTTTACCAAGGGCTTTGGGTTCCCCTAGTTCCGTCAGCTTTGGTTTTAGTGGCTACTGGCGGCACTGTGGCAATTTACCTATTTTTACAACAAAGCAGTGACAACTGA
- a CDS encoding DUF1822 family protein, protein MEKIADTLTFTGPIPLDGRHRAEELCRRQATQEKTEQVHLNILSVSFVNSYLQYMGFETDLDKSDSWNLVQQTLMDVADLSLKNLGSLECRPVFEDAQFIYVPPEVQSNRIGYVAVQIRKSFREATLLGFVRQVQTDLLAINELQPLDNLLEYLEELTQVRQVELASQSLTDNKTLVKLKQWLENIFEDGWQEIETLFDNQRANPDWSLRSANSSFVTKGKLIDLGKTRTIQSVILVVGFIEEKEQEIDIIVEVHPIKGEIYLPPNLQLMVLDFEGVERESIMEAQTTSANKNIQLQFSGEVGERFSIKLVLGNISIIESFLI, encoded by the coding sequence ATGGAGAAAATCGCAGATACTTTAACATTTACAGGGCCTATACCGCTAGATGGAAGACATCGAGCAGAAGAGTTATGTAGGCGACAAGCTACGCAAGAAAAAACTGAACAAGTTCATCTCAATATTTTGTCTGTGTCTTTCGTAAACTCCTATCTACAATACATGGGATTTGAGACAGACTTAGACAAGAGCGATAGTTGGAACCTTGTACAGCAGACACTTATGGATGTAGCTGATTTGTCGCTAAAAAACTTGGGATCGTTAGAATGTCGCCCAGTGTTTGAAGATGCACAATTTATTTACGTACCGCCTGAAGTACAGTCAAATCGAATTGGCTATGTGGCTGTGCAGATAAGGAAATCATTTCGAGAAGCCACGCTGCTGGGATTTGTTAGGCAGGTACAAACTGATTTGTTAGCAATCAACGAATTGCAACCTTTGGACAATCTCCTGGAGTATTTAGAAGAACTTACTCAAGTGAGGCAAGTTGAGTTAGCTTCTCAATCGCTCACTGACAACAAGACTTTAGTTAAATTGAAACAATGGTTGGAAAATATTTTTGAGGATGGTTGGCAAGAAATTGAAACTCTCTTTGATAATCAAAGAGCTAATCCAGATTGGAGTTTGAGAAGTGCTAATAGTTCTTTTGTTACCAAGGGTAAGCTGATTGATTTAGGAAAAACACGAACAATCCAATCTGTAATTCTAGTAGTTGGCTTCATTGAAGAGAAGGAGCAGGAAATAGACATTATCGTAGAAGTGCATCCTATAAAGGGAGAAATTTATCTACCACCAAATCTCCAACTGATGGTGCTTGACTTTGAAGGAGTAGAGAGAGAATCTATTATGGAAGCACAAACTACAAGCGCTAACAAAAATATTCAATTGCAGTTTAGTGGCGAGGTGGGAGAACGTTTTAGTATTAAATTGGTCTTGGGAAATATTAGCATTATAGAAAGTTTTCTCATCTGA
- a CDS encoding DUF1822 family protein produces MNNYTYQLDDSALTLPISQSARITAQQFANQQPNSEKAEQVRLNTLAVWVVNNYLEMMDIPTDLQASDSWNPIMRLCGDVADLEVPSIGRLECRPVHLHQQMCSIPPETWEERVGYLVVQFDESLQEARLLGFIPSVATETLPLAQLQPLEAFIDHLGQLRQSPASPLVDLSQWFAGIFETGWQTVESLWNVPELRPTYAFRSIDTVELNALNQAESITKRAKLIDLGIQILNQPVMLIVEISPEKNQQTSIHLQLHATGNQIYLPPGVHLTVLDSSGTVFLNAQSRQLDNYIQLQFRGESREQFSVKVAINDTSITEHFRI; encoded by the coding sequence ATGAATAACTACACCTATCAGCTTGACGATTCCGCTTTAACATTGCCGATTTCTCAATCAGCTCGCATAACTGCCCAGCAATTTGCTAACCAGCAGCCAAATTCTGAAAAAGCAGAGCAAGTTCGGTTGAATACGCTGGCTGTGTGGGTGGTGAATAACTACTTAGAAATGATGGATATTCCTACTGACCTCCAAGCTAGTGACAGCTGGAACCCCATCATGCGCCTCTGTGGGGATGTAGCTGACTTAGAAGTGCCCTCAATTGGTCGTCTGGAGTGTCGCCCAGTCCATCTCCATCAGCAGATGTGTTCCATTCCTCCAGAAACCTGGGAAGAACGGGTGGGTTATTTAGTAGTTCAATTTGATGAATCGCTTCAAGAAGCGAGGCTGCTTGGTTTTATCCCTAGTGTCGCAACTGAAACGCTGCCTTTAGCCCAACTGCAACCATTGGAAGCGTTTATCGACCACCTGGGTCAACTACGCCAATCCCCAGCCAGTCCACTGGTGGATTTAAGTCAATGGTTTGCTGGTATATTTGAGACAGGTTGGCAGACTGTTGAATCGCTATGGAACGTACCGGAACTTAGACCAACTTATGCCTTTCGCAGTATTGACACTGTGGAACTAAATGCCCTTAACCAAGCAGAATCAATTACTAAACGTGCAAAACTGATTGACTTGGGTATTCAAATTCTCAACCAACCCGTCATGTTGATTGTGGAAATCAGCCCAGAAAAGAATCAGCAAACTAGTATTCATCTCCAATTGCACGCCACTGGGAATCAAATCTACTTGCCACCAGGAGTTCATCTCACCGTTTTAGATAGTTCGGGAACAGTATTTCTAAATGCTCAATCTAGACAATTAGATAACTACATTCAGTTGCAGTTTCGCGGTGAATCTAGAGAGCAGTTTAGCGTTAAGGTAGCTATAAATGATACTAGCATTACCGAACATTTTAGGATTTAA
- a CDS encoding CHASE2 domain-containing protein has product MSKLVVLKFGEGSFEQGFAVTLEIGEEGERATTEITGKLPSFPEMPLYYSHWQSSYRQIGNRYRLHADKMQVTNVSMIQDCENASHILRARFNTWLRAEEFRPLREKWLERLSSTEEMRVILQTENSQLQLLPWHLWDLLERYPKAEIALSSPSYDRIHKPRTKNQLVNILAIVGNSQGIDTQADQALLQQCTNAEVTFLVEPQRKELTDHLWGKNWDILFFAGHSSSKKNGESGRIYLNKTDSLSIGELKYALRNAIENGLQLAIFNSCDGLGLARELADLQIPQMIIMREPVPDQVAKEFLKYFLEGFASGESLYQAVRQGRERLQGLEDKFPCATWLPMICQNPAQMPPTWIELRSTKTEDIPNLALSTRHRFTTTLLSSLAITAFVCGARLLGMLENPEIQAFDLMMRQRPVEAIDSRLLVITIDDNDLAIQRKNNESLIGASISEKSLNKLLAKLDQYQPRAIGLDIYRDFKAKEPDLITRLQKTQNLIGVCKGSDATVNIPGNEPPPEIPKTNLGFSDFIHDRDGVIRRHLLFMHQEATSLCPAPLAFSLQLASLYLRPSGIEPKFTSQGNLQLGKTIFPNLKSRTGGYQNIDANGGQILLNYRSPKQIAEQVKLTQFLSSPINPSAIKDKIVLIGVVAKEDSPDTWSTPYGVPLNEQMPGVLVQAQMVSQILSAVQDGRPLLRVWSLWAEVVWIWGWSLVGGVLAWRKLSSPWLALVVSITSSLLYLVCFGLLISGAWVPFVPSALSLVITVGLMSIYNSTTKVRVASGE; this is encoded by the coding sequence ATGAGTAAGTTAGTGGTTCTGAAATTCGGAGAGGGTAGTTTTGAGCAAGGGTTTGCTGTCACCCTCGAAATTGGTGAAGAAGGCGAGCGTGCTACAACAGAAATTACGGGGAAGTTACCTTCATTTCCCGAAATGCCGCTCTATTACAGTCATTGGCAGTCTAGTTATCGGCAGATAGGCAATCGTTATCGTCTCCATGCTGACAAAATGCAGGTGACGAATGTATCTATGATTCAAGACTGCGAAAACGCTTCTCATATTTTGCGGGCACGTTTTAATACCTGGCTGCGAGCAGAGGAGTTTCGCCCTTTGAGAGAAAAATGGTTAGAAAGATTGTCGTCCACGGAAGAAATGCGGGTGATTTTGCAAACAGAAAATAGCCAATTACAGCTATTACCCTGGCATCTGTGGGACTTGTTAGAACGCTACCCCAAGGCTGAAATCGCCCTTTCTTCACCATCTTACGATCGCATTCACAAACCACGCACAAAAAATCAATTAGTCAACATTTTAGCGATTGTGGGCAATAGTCAAGGAATTGACACCCAGGCTGATCAAGCTTTACTGCAACAATGTACTAATGCAGAAGTCACCTTTCTGGTAGAACCACAACGTAAGGAATTAACTGACCATCTTTGGGGAAAAAATTGGGATATTCTCTTCTTTGCTGGGCATAGTTCCAGTAAGAAAAATGGAGAAAGCGGACGAATTTACCTGAATAAAACTGATAGCCTCAGCATTGGCGAGTTAAAGTATGCTCTAAGGAATGCCATTGAAAACGGCTTGCAACTAGCTATATTCAACTCCTGTGATGGATTGGGATTGGCGCGAGAACTGGCTGATTTGCAAATCCCTCAGATGATCATCATGCGTGAACCTGTCCCAGACCAGGTTGCCAAGGAGTTCTTAAAGTATTTTCTCGAAGGTTTTGCCAGTGGCGAGTCTTTATATCAAGCGGTACGCCAAGGGCGAGAACGGTTGCAAGGACTTGAGGATAAATTTCCCTGTGCGACTTGGCTACCAATGATTTGCCAAAATCCAGCGCAAATGCCACCCACATGGATTGAATTAAGGTCTACAAAAACTGAAGATATACCAAATTTAGCTTTGTCTACCAGACACAGATTTACGACAACTTTGTTATCCAGTTTGGCGATTACAGCCTTCGTTTGTGGAGCGAGATTGCTGGGAATGCTGGAAAATCCAGAGATTCAAGCCTTTGACTTGATGATGCGTCAGCGCCCTGTGGAAGCAATTGATTCCCGATTGCTGGTAATCACAATTGACGATAACGATCTGGCAATTCAAAGGAAAAATAACGAGTCCTTAATTGGAGCTTCCATTTCCGAAAAATCTCTTAACAAACTCCTGGCAAAACTGGATCAATACCAACCCCGTGCGATCGGCTTGGATATCTACCGTGATTTTAAGGCTAAAGAACCAGATTTAATTACTCGTCTTCAAAAAACTCAGAATTTGATTGGCGTATGTAAGGGTAGCGATGCCACAGTAAATATCCCAGGCAATGAGCCGCCGCCAGAAATCCCCAAAACAAATCTGGGATTCAGTGACTTTATTCATGATCGTGATGGAGTTATCCGTCGGCATCTCCTGTTCATGCACCAAGAGGCGACATCGTTGTGTCCTGCTCCCTTGGCATTCAGTCTACAACTGGCCTCCCTCTATCTGCGCCCCTCAGGAATCGAACCAAAGTTCACATCTCAAGGGAATTTGCAGCTAGGTAAAACTATTTTTCCGAACCTGAAATCTCGTACAGGCGGCTATCAAAATATTGATGCCAATGGCGGTCAAATCTTACTCAATTACCGTTCTCCAAAACAAATAGCCGAACAGGTGAAGCTAACCCAATTTTTATCTAGTCCCATTAACCCTAGTGCTATCAAAGATAAAATTGTTTTGATTGGTGTGGTGGCAAAGGAGGATTCTCCAGACACCTGGTCTACGCCCTATGGCGTTCCTTTAAATGAGCAAATGCCAGGAGTGTTAGTACAAGCCCAGATGGTCAGTCAAATCCTCAGCGCAGTCCAGGATGGGCGGCCGTTGCTGCGAGTTTGGTCACTGTGGGCTGAGGTGGTCTGGATTTGGGGCTGGTCTTTGGTCGGGGGAGTCCTGGCTTGGCGAAAGCTTTCGTCCCCTTGGTTGGCATTGGTAGTCAGTATTACCTCTAGTCTTCTATATTTAGTTTGCTTTGGTCTATTAATTTCGGGTGCTTGGGTGCCTTTTGTACCTTCGGCTTTGTCGTTGGTTATCACGGTTGGCTTGATGTCAATTTATAATTCAACAACAAAAGTTCGGGTGGCTAGTGGGGAATAG
- a CDS encoding DUF928 domain-containing protein: MKSYSQLIKVFLVVAFSCTSLLVSLTPVLAKPTLGSSSSDAYGGLRLRSGAKTNLPQGTIFNQPPLPPGSPPGGRLRGGARRGGECQVSKLDLTALVHSTEGANSVINVWGQTTVERPSWFFYVPYSKDLPYEVEFVLKEDQDSNESNESNEIYHKAIALPEKPGIIRVSLPTTAPPLALDKQYRWFFVINCDKEKKYPPTFVEGVIQRVELNPAAVKELQTTELLRRYTIYAQNGIWYDALTTLAQLRQKNPKDAALQAEWRNLLSSIGLDHIAAEPIVSEKP; encoded by the coding sequence ATGAAGTCATATTCACAACTAATAAAAGTGTTTTTAGTAGTAGCTTTTAGCTGCACCAGTTTACTAGTTAGCCTGACTCCAGTACTGGCAAAACCAACTCTTGGTTCTTCATCTAGCGATGCCTACGGTGGGCTACGCCTACGCTCTGGTGCTAAAACGAACCTTCCTCAAGGCACAATCTTTAATCAACCCCCACTTCCACCTGGCTCCCCTCCTGGAGGTCGTCTTCGTGGTGGAGCGAGGCGCGGGGGTGAATGTCAAGTTAGTAAACTTGACCTGACTGCTTTAGTACACTCTACTGAGGGAGCTAACTCAGTGATCAATGTTTGGGGACAAACAACGGTAGAACGCCCAAGCTGGTTTTTCTATGTGCCATATAGCAAAGATTTACCCTATGAAGTTGAATTTGTGCTGAAAGAAGATCAGGACTCTAACGAGTCTAACGAGTCTAACGAGATTTACCACAAAGCGATCGCTCTACCAGAGAAACCAGGAATCATCCGCGTTTCTTTGCCTACCACTGCTCCTCCCTTGGCATTAGACAAACAATATCGCTGGTTTTTCGTTATTAACTGTGACAAGGAAAAGAAATATCCTCCGACTTTTGTCGAAGGGGTAATACAAAGAGTCGAACTGAATCCAGCCGCAGTCAAAGAGCTACAAACGACGGAACTTCTAAGGCGCTATACTATCTATGCCCAAAACGGAATATGGTACGATGCACTGACGACACTGGCTCAACTGCGTCAGAAAAATCCTAAAGATGCGGCACTGCAAGCAGAGTGGCGGAATTTGTTAAGCAGCATCGGCTTAGATCATATTGCAGCAGAACCGATTGTTTCGGAAAAACCTTAG
- a CDS encoding AI-2E family transporter, producing MNLGQWIGLIAIVLSLYILWQIREVLLLMFAAVVLATTLNRLAKRFQRFGMRRGFAVLLAVAIFLAGVAGFFWLIVPPFAQQFQELTYQVPKGFGRFNTWLDALRTRIPNQLVPYIPDINSLIQQAQPFVNRVLGNSFAFVSGSLEAILKILLVLVLTGMILADPVAYRKVFVRLFPSFYRRRVDGILDKCEVSLEGWITGAFIAMFVVALMSLIGLSILGIKAALALAILAGFLNLIPNLGPTISVIPAMAIALLDDPWKVIAVLILYFVIQQVESNFITPIVMAQQVSLLPAVTLIAQLFFVTFFGFLGLFLALPLTVVAKIWLQEVLIKDVLDEWGNNHTKETELVIVPESPRADDNWTAENPDVNRERQIDDDILQKED from the coding sequence GTGAACCTCGGTCAATGGATCGGCTTAATCGCCATAGTTCTTTCTTTATACATCCTGTGGCAAATTCGGGAAGTACTTTTGCTCATGTTTGCCGCAGTTGTGTTAGCCACCACCTTAAATCGGCTAGCGAAACGCTTCCAACGCTTTGGCATGAGGCGTGGATTCGCTGTCCTCCTTGCAGTAGCTATCTTTCTGGCAGGTGTCGCAGGTTTTTTCTGGCTAATTGTGCCACCATTTGCACAGCAATTTCAAGAACTAACCTATCAGGTTCCTAAAGGGTTTGGACGCTTTAATACTTGGCTTGATGCCCTGAGAACTCGTATTCCTAACCAGTTGGTTCCTTACATCCCAGATATCAACAGCCTTATCCAACAAGCACAGCCCTTCGTCAATCGCGTACTGGGAAACTCCTTCGCTTTTGTATCTGGCTCTTTGGAAGCCATCCTCAAGATTTTGCTAGTGTTAGTTTTAACAGGAATGATATTAGCCGATCCCGTGGCTTACCGCAAAGTCTTTGTGCGGCTTTTCCCTTCATTTTATCGGCGGCGGGTAGATGGGATTTTAGATAAGTGCGAAGTCTCTTTGGAGGGATGGATTACAGGCGCTTTCATTGCCATGTTTGTAGTAGCGCTGATGAGTCTGATTGGCTTATCAATTTTGGGTATAAAGGCAGCACTGGCTTTAGCGATTTTGGCAGGATTTTTAAACTTAATTCCTAATCTGGGGCCGACAATTAGTGTAATACCAGCAATGGCGATCGCACTGTTGGATGATCCTTGGAAAGTTATCGCTGTCTTAATTCTCTACTTTGTTATTCAACAGGTTGAGAGTAATTTCATCACACCAATTGTAATGGCACAGCAAGTTTCGTTGCTGCCAGCCGTAACCTTAATTGCCCAACTATTTTTCGTCACTTTCTTTGGCTTTTTAGGATTATTTCTGGCGCTACCCCTGACTGTTGTCGCTAAGATTTGGTTGCAAGAAGTACTGATAAAAGATGTTTTGGATGAATGGGGGAATAACCATACAAAAGAGACTGAGCTTGTGATAGTTCCTGAATCTCCTAGAGCAGATGATAATTGGACAGCAGAAAACCCCGATGTTAATCGGGAGCGACAGATTGATGATGATATCTTGCAAAAAGAAGATTAA
- a CDS encoding Uma2 family endonuclease, whose protein sequence is MAIATQPQLTLDEFLKLPETEPASDFINGEIIQKPMPQGEHSLLQATLCETINSIARSQKIALAFPELRCTFGGASIVPDVSVFRWDRIPKTPSGRIANRFEIHPDWAIEILSSNQRLKKVLSKLLHCSRNGTEIGWLINPEDESVLGIFPGQRLELYEGADKLPILDDIELELTVEQVFGWLSLT, encoded by the coding sequence ATGGCGATCGCAACTCAACCCCAATTAACTTTAGACGAGTTTCTCAAACTACCAGAAACTGAGCCAGCATCAGACTTTATCAATGGAGAAATTATTCAAAAACCAATGCCCCAAGGTGAACATAGCTTGCTCCAAGCTACTCTTTGCGAAACAATTAACAGCATAGCTAGAAGTCAAAAAATTGCTTTGGCTTTCCCAGAACTACGCTGTACCTTCGGTGGTGCTTCTATAGTCCCTGATGTCTCTGTGTTTCGCTGGGATAGAATTCCTAAAACTCCATCTGGCAGAATTGCTAACCGCTTTGAAATTCATCCCGACTGGGCAATTGAGATTCTTTCTTCAAATCAAAGATTAAAAAAAGTGTTGAGTAAATTATTGCATTGTTCGCGCAATGGTACTGAAATCGGCTGGTTAATCAACCCAGAAGACGAAAGTGTGCTAGGGATTTTTCCTGGACAGCGATTGGAATTATACGAAGGCGCTGATAAATTACCCATCCTTGACGATATCGAATTGGAACTGACTGTAGAACAAGTTTTTGGCTGGTTGAGTTTGACGTAA